The DNA sequence CAGGGTGCGCTGCGCAACCTGCAGGCGCGCGAGTCCACCGCCGTATCGGATGCCCTTCTGCGGCTGCTCGACTCCGCGGTGACGGAAACCTCGGCGGAGCGCGCGCTCGAACGCCTGGAGCTGAAGATGCGGGAACTGGGCAGCGATCGCTCGCAAAAGACGCTGCTCGCCATGGCGCGTGCCCGCCTGGAAGATCTCCATGAAACCCACGCGCTGCGCCTGGCCATGCAACGTGCGGTGCAGGAGGATTATGAGAAGATCGAGCGGCTCACGCTCGATCTCGACGAGCTGAATGCGCAAATCGCGGTGCTGGATCGCCAGCTTCTGCTCACCCGGAGGGAATTGCTGCGCCAGCGGCGGCAGCGCTGGCAGCGCAATGAGGAACAGCGCGCCCGCCTCATCGCCGAAATCGCCGAGCTGGCGCTGTTCGAGAATTTTCCCATGGAGCGCAAAGAGGAGTTTTTCAAACTGCGCGATGAATTCCTCTATCTCGAACGCCACCTGGCCAATCTCGCCGGCGAAGCCAACGATGTCGAATTGCGCCTGATGGCACTGGCGGAAAAAAGCAAGGCGATGCAACCGCTGGAAAAACTCTGGGAGAAACACTCGCTCGAAGATTTTCGCGTGCTTTGCCGGCGCTGGCAGGACAAGTACCACGAATCCATCGAAGCCGGCAACCGCGCCAGCGATGCCGATCAGGCGCTGGCGCGCGCCGGATTGAAGGAGGAAGACCGCCTGGCGCTCGCCAACATGAGCGACAGCGATCTGGAAAACTACAAGGCGCTGGAAACCAGGGTGCAACAATCGGACGAGGAAGTCACGCGAATTCGCAAAGAACACGACCTGTTTCATCGCAATGTCGCCTATTGGCGCCGGGTGCTGGCCTTTGCGGGATTGGTGGCGGGCATTTGCATGCTCTATGTCGCAGTCTCCACCAGCAGCACCAGTTTCGATTTTTCCAACATGCTGGTGTTTGGCCTGAGTGTGATCATTTTGATCATCGTGATCGTGGTCAACGTGCAATGGAACAGCCGCAGCCGCAGTCTCAATTTCAACCTGGTGAGCGTCGAGGAAAAATACATGGCCAATCGTGACGAGTTTCACAGCCTGCAGCTCCGTTTCGGGATCGAAACCGTCGCCGATCTGGCCCAGCGCCGCGCCCAATATCAGGCGCTGGCCGGCTTCAAACAGGTTCATCACAAGCTGGAACTCGAACGCAAAAAAATCGAGGACGACTTGCAGCCCTGGATGGCGGCACTCGGCATCAGTTATGTCGGCCCGGACTCCCTGCCGGTGGCTGAGAAGAATCTCGAGGAGAGCCACCGTCTGTGGAGCGAAGCCAGGGCGCTGCGCCAGCGCCGTGACGAGCTTTTGAAGCAGCAGGCGGAAAGCTCTGCCAACCTCGCCAAAACCCGCTGGCTGCTCGAGGAATTGTTGCAACTGGCCCACATCGACGAGCCGGTGGGGGAAAAGGCTTTTCAAATCTTTCTGGCGAACTGCCAGAAGCGCGAATATCTCGAGACGCTGCGGCTGCAGGAACAACAGGCCGCCACGCTCAGCCGGGAAATTCTCGAGGGCGAAACCGTCGAGGCCATCAACGCGCAAATCGCCCAGCTCGAAGCGCAGCTCGCGACGCTGCCGCCGGCCGCCGCCAGGGAGGTGGAAGTTTCAGCAGCGGGTTTGACGGCGCTGCGTGAAAAGCGCGAGCGTCTCCAGGCTGAAAGGAACAATTTGCAGCAGTTGATGGCAACCACCAGGGAGCGCATCGCGGCGCGGCTGCAGGGCCAGCCGCCGCTTGCGGAGTTGGAGGAGGAAATCGCGCTGGTCGAAGCCGACGTCGCCCGTTTCGAACGCGCCCGCCGTGCCCTCGAACTCGCCCATGAAACCCTGACGCAGGCCGCCCAGCGGCTGCATCGCGATTTTGCCCCGCGTCTCAATGAGTTCCTCAGCCAGCATGTGCAAAGGCTGACCAAGGGCAGATATATGACCGCGCTGGTCGATCCCTCCACGTTTGCGGTGCGGGTGCTGCCGAACCAGTATGAAGCACCGGTCGATCTCGAGAAGTTGAGTTTCGGCACGCGCGAGCAGATCTATTTGCTGCTGCGCGCGGCAGTGGTTGCATTGTTCGCCAAAAGCGGTGAAACCATGCCGCTCCTGCTCGATGATCCGCTGGCGCACGCCGATGAAAGCCGCTTGCGCGCCGCGCTGGCGATCTTTGCCGAACTGGCGGAATCCCACCAGATTTTCTATTTCACCAAGGATATTCAGGTGGTGAATTATTTCCGCGCCCGTCATGGGGCGGAGGCCATCATCACGATTTGAATCTTCTGTCGCGGAGCGTGCAGCGCCAGCCTGCGGCCGCGACTGCCCGCCAGTCCTTTTCCATCCCGCCGACAAAATAAAAAGGCCCGAATCAGATGATTCAGGCCTTTTTGGCTGTGAGGGGGAGCCAGATCTATGTCAATCGCCACACGGCGTTCCGATGAAGCCGAAAAAGAAAGCATCCGGTCAACCGTGATGGGCGGCGAGCGTCATGCTCTCCGCAGTAAGGAGGAAGTCATGTCACGTTTGGTTAACAGCCACGGTTTTAAGCCGGATGCCAAGTTCCCTTGCACCAACTCTCCTGTCAGCGGCAAGAATCACTTTGGCTTTTCGAATTGCAACCGCCATGCCAGTGTTGCGCCAGAGGGGCGCGCCACCCGGCGGGGTTTGGAATCCTGTTCTTAACCTGTATGATTGCAGGGGCTTGTTGATTCCCCGGCATGGCGGCGCCTGCGCTGCGTCTCGGCGAGGGAGAGCGGCCCTGGCAGGGGAATCTTACAGAAGCGAATTACAAAAACGGAGGATGAGACAGTCACTTGATCCACAAAATGGTAATGCCGGCATTGGCCTGGCCGAGATCGGGGTCATCAATTTGTCCGCATTCCTCCCGCATCTCCTGCGTGTCGTCGTCAAAGATGCTGTAGTCCTCGCCATAGATCACGGCCCGGAAGTGACGTTGGAAGCGATAGGCCCAATCCCGCACGGTTTCGCGGGTCGCGCCGCCCCGGCCGTGGCTGCCATAGCCGTGCACGATTTTCAATGCCCGATATTCCTTTGAGCCGCGGATTTCGGAAAGCAGGTGGTTCAACTCTGCTTCGACTTTGTCGGGATGGCGTGGCGGATGGCCAAGATCCACTGTGCGCACGTAATTCCTGGTGGTTTGCCTCATGTCAGGCTCCCCGCGTTTGCGTGACACCAGCGCGCCGTCGTTTCAAGGGCTGGCTGTGCCGTTGCCACCTGCGGTGGGGGCGGCCGGCTTGCGATAGGGCACG is a window from the candidate division KSB1 bacterium genome containing:
- a CDS encoding AAA family ATPase, with the protein product MKLIELHLKAFGCLSSRDFHFQPQMNVIFGPNEAGKSTLQQAIVALLYGFYDNQRALARERESHARFRPWRNGTDYAGSLHYQLADGTRLIVQRDFSGDEVTTQVFDAVTGEDITSRYSRGRHGRVDFMEKQAGMSREVFLATACIGQGALRNLQARESTAVSDALLRLLDSAVTETSAERALERLELKMRELGSDRSQKTLLAMARARLEDLHETHALRLAMQRAVQEDYEKIERLTLDLDELNAQIAVLDRQLLLTRRELLRQRRQRWQRNEEQRARLIAEIAELALFENFPMERKEEFFKLRDEFLYLERHLANLAGEANDVELRLMALAEKSKAMQPLEKLWEKHSLEDFRVLCRRWQDKYHESIEAGNRASDADQALARAGLKEEDRLALANMSDSDLENYKALETRVQQSDEEVTRIRKEHDLFHRNVAYWRRVLAFAGLVAGICMLYVAVSTSSTSFDFSNMLVFGLSVIILIIVIVVNVQWNSRSRSLNFNLVSVEEKYMANRDEFHSLQLRFGIETVADLAQRRAQYQALAGFKQVHHKLELERKKIEDDLQPWMAALGISYVGPDSLPVAEKNLEESHRLWSEARALRQRRDELLKQQAESSANLAKTRWLLEELLQLAHIDEPVGEKAFQIFLANCQKREYLETLRLQEQQAATLSREILEGETVEAINAQIAQLEAQLATLPPAAAREVEVSAAGLTALREKRERLQAERNNLQQLMATTRERIAARLQGQPPLAELEEEIALVEADVARFERARRALELAHETLTQAAQRLHRDFAPRLNEFLSQHVQRLTKGRYMTALVDPSTFAVRVLPNQYEAPVDLEKLSFGTREQIYLLLRAAVVALFAKSGETMPLLLDDPLAHADESRLRAALAIFAELAESHQIFYFTKDIQVVNYFRARHGAEAIITI